A window of Thunnus thynnus chromosome 17, fThuThy2.1, whole genome shotgun sequence contains these coding sequences:
- the gcdhb gene encoding LOW QUALITY PROTEIN: glutaryl-CoA dehydrogenase b (The sequence of the model RefSeq protein was modified relative to this genomic sequence to represent the inferred CDS: substituted 1 base at 1 genomic stop codon): protein MALRTAVCRLMVNPQRCAIISFSRAQGTAAPARRDAEKTEMKAKAPKVQFNWRDALDLEGQLTEEEIMIRDSFRTYCQEKLMPRITMANRNEVFHREIVSEMGEMGVLGPTIKGYGCAGTSYVAYGLIAREVERVDSGYRSVMSVQSSLVMHPINAYGTEEQKQKYLPKLARGEILGCFGLTEPNHGSDPGSMETRAKYNPSSRTYTLTGSKTWITNSPVADIAVVXAKCEDGKVRGFILERGMKGLSTPKIEGKFSLRASATGMILMDEVEVPEENLLPNVSGLGGPFGCLNNARYGIAWGALGAAEFCFHAARQYTLDRIQFGVPLARNQLMQKKMADMLTEITIGLQSCLQLGRLIDEKKAAPDMISMLKRNSCGKALDIARQARDMLGGNGIADEYHIIRHVMNLEAVNTYEGTHDIHALILGRAITGLQAFTVDK, encoded by the exons ATGGCATTGAGAACTGCTGTGTGCCGTCTCATGGTCAATCCTCAGAGATGTGCCATCATATCATTCTCCAGAGCACAGGGAACTGCAGCACCTGCCAGACGGG ATGCAGAGAAAACCGAGATGAAGGCCAAAGCAC CTAAGGTCCAGTTCAACTGGCGGGATGCCCTGGACCTGGAGGGGCAGCTGACGGAGGAGGAGATCATGATCAGAGACTCCTTCAGAACCTACTGCCAAGAGAAACTCATGCCTCGCATTACCATGGCGAACAGAAATGAAG TGTTCCACAGAGAAATTGTGTCAGAGATGGGAGAGATGGGTGTCCTGGGCCCAACCATTAAAG GTTATGGCTGTGCTGGGACAAGCTACGTGGCCTATGGTTTGATTGCCAGAGAAGTAGAGAGAGTGGACAGCGGCTATCGCTCAGTCATGAGCGTGCAGTCATCACTGGTCATGCATCCCATTAATGCGTACGGCACAgaggagcagaaacagaaataccTCCCCAAGCTGG CTCGCGGAGAGATCCTGGGTTGCTTCGGCTTAACGGAGCCTAACCACGGCAGCGACCCCGGCAGCATGGAAACCAGAGCCAAATACAATCCATCCAGTCGCACCTACACTCTCACTGGTTCAAAGACCTG GATCACCAACTCCCCAGTGGCAGATATTGCTGTAGTCTGAGCCAAATGTGAGGACGGGAAGGTCCGCGGCTTCATCTTGGAGCGCGGTATGAAGGGCCTCTCCACTCCAAAGATCGAGGGAAAGTTCTCTCTGAGAGCATCCGCCACTGGTATGATCCTCATGGACGAGGTGGAGGTTCCCGAGGAGAACCTACTCCCTAACGTCTCGGGCCTTGGG GGTCCGTTTGGCTGCTTGAACAATGCCCGTTATGGTATTGCTTGGGGTGCTCTGGGTGCTGCAGAGTTCTGTTTCCATGCGGCTCGCCAGTACACTCTCGACAG AATCCAGTTTGGTGTGCCGCTGGCAAGGAATCAGCTAATGCAGAAGAAAATGGCAGACATGTTGACAGAGATCACCATCGGCCTACAGTCCTGTCTGCAGCTGGGAAGACTTATCGATGAGAAAAA AGCAGCCCCAGATATGATATCCATGCTGAAGAGGAACAGCTGCGGTAAAGCCCTGGACATCGCCAGGCAGGCCAGAGACATGCTGGGAGGAAACGGCATCGCAGATGAGTACCACATCATCCGCCACGTCATGAACCTGGAAGCTGTCAACACATAtgaag GTACTCATGATATCCATGCCCTCATCCTGGGCAGAGCCATCACAGGGTTGCAAGCCTTCACTGTGGACAAATAG